Below is a genomic region from Rosa chinensis cultivar Old Blush chromosome 5, RchiOBHm-V2, whole genome shotgun sequence.
aaatggaaccaTATGACAACAAAACGAAGAGATCATGATCATCTTTATTGTGCCTGTAAAAGTTAAAAGTTTATGTTCTGGACCGCTGGAACTCACCTCTGCATATTTCTTCGGTATCACAAGAAATCCTGTACTGTGATTAGTATCACTTACGGTTGATGACTTCTCAAACAGAGGTATAAGATCAGAGTTTAAGCTTAGATTGGTCAAGGAACACAAACCTCAAAGTATACAGTATATAGAACCAACTTTTGCACTGCAGTAAGCTGAGCTTATTACTAAAACTGAAATGAACTTGGAAAGAAGAATAGGCAAAATATTTTCTAAGATATAACTAATGTTAGAATGTGATTACTTACTTCTTTGAACATCTAAAACCTATGACACAAGATTAATGGATACTTTCCGGAGACTTTTTGGAGCTGCTCAGCACTTGTCATCTTAGGTAGATTGTCAGGGTGTAAATGGCTTCCTGTGGAGACATCCACTTGAGGTGTTTCACTGCCTACTTTGGCTTCACAAGCTGTATCTCCATTACATGCATCCGTATTGGATTCTTCTCCAATCCGAGGACCTGGAGCTTGTAAAGATCCAGGAAAAAGGGACTCGGACAACTTTCTTAGTAGGATCAGATGAAACTGTTGGGTCCGTCTTGCAATAGCAGAGAAATGGCTTTGGTTAGTAGTCAGTCCCTAATTGAGTCATATTACAATATTTTCTTATTACCAGTACAACAGCACAGAAGGTCAAACCATCCGTAGTCAACTAATGCAATataatgtaaaaaaataataataaaagcctctctctctcctcgagaACCCTAAGGCCGGTTTTACAGATCCAAGATTTCGTGCTCTTCCGGCAACGCCCGGACGCCGGGCTGGCCTCTAGCCTCGCCGTTGTCATGGgtctgctgccggacgggtattGATGGCTATGGCTCATGAGGGTTCCCTCAGATGGGGTTTGCTCGGGTTTTGTCGGAGGTTTTGGCTGGGATAGTGTGTGGTGGTGGTCGTTCGAACAGAGGTAGCGATCAAGCTCTGATGACGGGTTTTGCTTAGTCGATGGTGCCACGGGGCTGACTCGATGGCGGTGTGAGGCGGGCAACCTGGATCGGGTTTGGCTTTCTCTGTGGTGGCCTGGGTTGCTACGAAGTGGACTGGGGCGGTGTGGGTTGCAGGCGGCTAGATCGTTGCGGCGCGGATCGAGGAGGTACAGATCGTGGCGGCGTGCGGCGGATGGAGATTCGTCTGGATTGTTGCGAACGACGGAAGCAGCTGGTTTGTGGTGGACTGGACCGGACCTGCCGTATGGGCCTTTAGTGGGACTTTATTTGCTGGCTGCCTAATTGGGCTTTGagtttgggctagggttttggccCTAGTGCATTATCTAGGATAGTAATTTTATTACTTTCATTAAGTCCCTATTTTTCAGGGACAGTCTAGGTACTTTTGTGCTTTTAGTTTTGGCATTTGGTCTGGTCTTGTCGACTTAATTCTCAGTGGATCTaggtgtacaccaattgaggtctctaggcagcTAGGTTTATTGGTTAAAGAGTTAGGTTGGAAGGGCCGGATCtttctagcgcctccggcgtagtaccaaagggggatTCCTGCTATGTCTACGTATAACGTattgattgtacaatgagtgggtctatGTTTCTATGTACCGTTGttggtactaccactatcttcttgtctgtaaatggcagcggaagggtatgtaatggcctattctggcttttgATGAATATAATTCGCCTACTGGCTCCATTATCAAAAAAGAAGGTCAAACCATCCTATGTCTGGTTAAGGAAACAAATATGGAAGATAAACTATTATGTAGAATTTTTTCATTACGTATTTAATTTGTTTTGATTCCAAGTGAtaagacaaaaaataaaaaaattccgaCTTGAAGAAGCCAACGGACAGGTTGGGTAAAATCTTCAGAACAAAACAAGCAGTTTGTAACCAATGTTTCTTCATTTCATTTATTGTCTAACTTTCCTTGTCTAATCCCTGAGAGATTTCAACTCAAGCGTATGATCCAAGCACATAAACACTGACTGCTGTATATACATGCAAATGAGGAATCTTCCAAAAATATCTGATAATCTAGAAAGACGTGTTTATATTTTGAGCCACCCAGGGACTGGATGGCCAGAGGATGCTCAAATTTAGTGTAAGATACACATAATTGTATACGTTCTCTCTTGCAGTGAGACTTCCAAATCAAAAGTAGCTCAGTTATTTTATATAGCCGCACATGAGCATCAGCTATGGGCAGATATGAATGTTGGCCCTCAAGCATCCAAGCACACTATTTTCCAACGAAGGAATACCCACAAAAAGCATAGACTGGACAACTACAGCAGGCACCCACACATACAAAATCTCAAAAGGCATATACACTATATAAACAATTCACCATACATCACTGTCCTATTTCTTTCAGCATTCTGGTCATTCGACCTGAAGGAATAGATTGATCAATTTCTAGTAAGCATTTTGAGCAACCTACACCTCCAAAATCCAGTGGTGCATACTTGTGGCGTGACATAATGCACCCACAATGGAGTGGCTGCATAAGGAAACCAATTATTagtttctttaaaaaaatattgatgATAAAATGAAAGACAGagttttgtgttcttatctgAATCAACCTAATAGAATTTGTATTGATTAAACAGATGTccgaaagaaaatgaaaaaaataaaattatactaaaaacaaaaagaagacttACCTTCCCACAAACAGCACAGTCTCTCTAGCCTTCCACTTCCATGTGAAAAGTTTCACAAAATATACCATTCACATAAGCAAAACTAAATTTGCAAAGGATTAAGTCAGTTACCATTTACCAAAAACTATGAGGAATAAATGGACAATCTATCACATTTGCACTTTCAAACTTCACCGTGTTGAAAATTAAAACCACACTACAGTAATTAAAAGAGTTTACACTCGAGAACTAGCATTTATGTCCCAAGAAGTTCATGCGGGAAAATTGCTATGCATTAGATACTTTCTTAAGTATGACCTCACATAATAAAGAATTGCGTTGGATGGGCAAGAGGTACAGTTTGGGAACTTCTTTACAAATGATCAACCCATGTCCCTTCTAAGGTAAGATATTGCTTTGACACGGTTTCATGCAAGCAATTAATTAGCACCAATGTGAGCTAAGGATTTCTGTTAGAATTAACTTCCTTGTGCGGATTCAAGACTTTAGGTCCCAATTATTGCTAAGATTGCAAGGGCTAAGTATAAGAGAATAAAAACCCAAGGATAAACCAAATTTGAACTTTAATCATCTGTTACTTTTTTTTCAGTGCTCAGAGCTGTCCAACACAATGAGAATGTGGCTGCTATACAGGTCCCGATATGAAAGCTCAGTACTTAAATAAAAACAACCATAAGACTGAAAACCCTATGTCATAGCAGACAGGTGCTTGAGAGCATATCACAATTTTCTTAACAGAACATGCTGAGAATTGGAAAATAAACAGAATGGTAAATCAAATTATTCAAACCAATTTTCTTAACTGTTCAAATGCAACAATTAATACAAATAATAAGTTTCCTATTGTAATCGTACTCCTCCCTTTTTTCCTATGTACATATAACAAATTAAATTGCTTAAAATTCACTGGACCTGTCAACTACCAAATGTTATGAAGTTGGTTCCATGCAAGCAACTGGTAGGCTAGTGTAATTTGGTTGAGGAACTGATTTGAATTAACTTGCTCTTATATTGCAGGACCCTACAAAGAGTACTATCACTCTTGAGGCACATAAATTTAGTCAATACACTCCGGGGTCTTCTTCACCCGGAAAGAGTGTAGAAAATATCCTGGCAAATACATCTTTTATCAACAACTAACATTCCCAAGAATGGATCATGAAGTACGAGGTCATAAACAAAGTGCTATGAGCAAGTTCAAGGGTGTTATCCTGTAAGGAATTCGCCTGTATAGTGTCTCAGAGATTCGTCTCAAAAACCAAATTATACTCTGCACCTGCAAGGTAGACTGAGAATGTGTCTTCAGATTTAATTCATTCTTGTGACCAAGAACCTTGTCCCAATTGCTTAATTTTTTTGGGTTACACAATATTCTAAAAGATGGCGAAAGACCAAAGAGGTATCTCAACAATGTCTCTGTTCCACGAAACAGTAGTTGTGTATTTTAACTCATTAAATCCTTATGAAGAGTGAGCAGTTGCTGCAATTAATTGTGCTTTCCAAATAGTTACCTGAATTCTTTACCATTCTCTTAATCTCTTTTGTATATCATGCAGATTCCAAGTTATACATAAAAGGGGAAGGGGTGGTCCTCAAATCAATTATTTACAGAGGCATTGTTGTTGAAGTATTAGATGGAGAAGATTTTTATACTTACAGAGATCTACCATCAAATTATTTGACCTTTCCCAATGAAAACATCTTACAAAACTTCTAGAGAGGGCATTTACTTTTAAGAGAACTCAAACCATGTGGGTTGGTTTCTCCTTTGGATTAATTTGTGGTTATGATCACAAGACAAAATACAGTTGATTTTAGATAGTAGGTCATGATTTTTGTAACCATGATCTTATTATACCAGTAATCTTGTATTTTGAAAAGGTAAAACTGATCTTCAAATCACCTTACTTGGCTTTACTAGTGtagatcagaaaagaaaaaatttctagGTGGCTCAGTGTTGTTAGTCATTACCAGTGAGTCATGCAACTGACCTTAAATTTGTTTAACACGAACTCAAGGAATGTTGGAGAACTAAGATATACTGTAATTTACCGGATTTATCAAAACAACAAATTAAGAAAAGCACACattattttaaatgtattgcaGAAAGTCATTCCATAATCTTCTAGCTAACtcaaatattcacatataaGATTGTTTAGGTTGCACAGAGAGGAACCAACTCTTTTGTTGAATCACTGGATTGCTTTCGGGGAAAAAGCCCTCTGCTCCattgaaaataagaaaaagaacttCTAAGGCACCCTCTATGCCATGGCGCTTTGGATAGAAACAGAAGCCCCCTTGCATGTAGACCGCCTAGTATTTAGCCTTCAGGCTGTGAGCCTGGAAGCTGCAGCCTTTCAACTAACTTGTAAAAGCCTCGAAGCTAATCGCAATTGTAAACTGAGTAGGACTTAAAAGACGAATAGACTTAATCAAGGGCCCTTTCTTAATCTAGAGTTCTACATTTTATACACCAATCTCAACTAGAAATCTTAACGGATTGCTTCCGCTTTCAGTCCCTCCATTAAAACCAATAGCATAAACCATTAAAACCAATTGCTTCCGCTTTCACCAATAGCATAAATTGCCACAAAAATATGCCAATTTAAATCCAAAAGACAATGTGACAAATCAACTGGAGCATCCAATCATTATCAACCCAAAACCACACACAGAAACACACCAtcaattcattaaaaaaaacaaaacaaaacatttaaaTACAGCAACATAATCCCTCAACGCAAAAACGTAAAcaaaaaaaccaactcatttcAATCAAAACAGACCAATATcatcacaaaattaaaaaacacatgaaaaaggaaaaactgGGCTGACCCGCATTTCTTGCAGAGCTGGGCGAAAGACCCATCCTTGAGCTCCCAGCCATTAACGAACTGATCACTCTCGGCCTTGCAGAAAAAGCACGAAGCTTTGGCAGCCATTGAAGCCAAGAAACAAAGACAGTGACGGACGCAGAGAGTATAAATGCGTGTGGGTCAAAGTCATTTCGACCTTTCCTAATTTGCGATGGCTCACAAATTGGGAATTAGGGCTTTGGGGGGTTGGTGAATCGAATTGGATTTGAACTGGGTTGACGTGGGGGGAGAATTTTGAACGTTTCTGAGGATCAGGAAGAACCAAAAGTGCGTCAGGTTCGTCGTTTTCAGGTGCTTTAAAAACAGGGAGAACAACCTACCATTTATACTCGAAActttccctcttctttttttctccgtcaaattcagatttcaaaaattaatcataaaacATGTACAAACTCCCAATATcagaaaatcaaaagaaaaattcacctaattaaattagaaattcTTATTGGTTACATGGAAGGTTCTTTGATCCAAATAACAAAGACAATATGACACGTGTGTTAATTATTGATTATGAAATGTGCAATGTACAGATCCAGCTTCAATATGTAAAAGATAAAATCGATTATATTAACTCTCAAAAGCAACACCAATAAGAGGCCAATTACATATCAATCGATACTTCAAGATGTAAAGAAGTTAAATTTAAACAAGAAATGAGTAAGTAAGTTCTAAAGATTTGTCGATCCAATTTTTCAGAGCAACTAGAAATGTTTGACTATTTTATGTCAGAATCCCTGTAAGATAAGATCAATTACGATAAGACTTGCGATTGCCTGATGGAATGCCGACCAAAATTTAAATCGAAACTTATATCTGAAAAGTAgtttagtaataaaaaaaaaaaagagcatacCCATCAGGCGAGAGATTTGCTTCAATTTATGGCAGAAATCGAAGGGCAAAACTTTTCAGAATCCCTGCTAGATAAGAACAATTACGATAAGATTTGAGATTGACCTGGTGGGATGCCGTTCAAAATTTATTTCAAACTTAAAATCTAAACTTATATTTAAAAGTAATTTGGTAATAAACAAGAGTATACCCGAAAGGCGAGAGCTTTGCTTCAATTTATTAGAGAAATCGAATGACAAAACTCAATTTATGAGAGAAATCGAATGACAAAACATTTCCACGCTCCCCAACTGCTTCAACGAAGGAAGGTTTGGGTGACTCAACTTTGGTCTTTCGACCTTACCATATTTATATCAGCCAAGGCGATACGTTATCTGTATTTAATTTATATTGAAATATCTTTTACATCCAAGTGCAGGTGGATATTAACGGGTTAAAGTCGTATTCCATAAGAATCTATAAgtgagatgatatgtgttagcataaaaaaataatgaaattaccaattaggtcaaattttttcaaaaaatttaccCATTTATACAAGCCTTTATTGTCAAATAATACATTATAATATGACAATGAGAATTACACACATATAAAGAATTGTTGAAGGTGAAATTCAAGAGAATTTACCCCAAGTTTTCAAATGTCACCTGCTTGAAAGCGCCTTCACGCGCTTGGTGCCCCGTAGTTCTTATGCTTCTCCGTCAGGCTGCACGTCCTAGCGGAGTCGTCGTCAGACTGGACCTCGTGTTCTAGCACTGCTTCTCCAAATTTGGTTGCTTGATTGGTTGGTGGTAGGATCTGTGTCTAGAATCTGGGTCAAGGATGGGGAAAAGAGATTGGGATGGCCGGAAGAGTGCTCGGGTTCGATGGTGGCTGTCAGGGTTGAGAGGGAGGTGTAGGCGACATTCACCGCTATGGAGTGCTAAGGCTCGACAGAGTTGGGGGCCACGCTGTGGAGGGAAGATGGGATCGGTGCTCTTTTTTCCATGGGGAGATCGATCCGATCTGTTTCTATCGGTAGTGCTTTACCCCTTCCAGATCTGGTATCTGGCCAACGGGAGTAGTCATCTCTGGTCTGGCGAGTGGCCGCATATGAATGGTGGTGCTGCGGCTGCAATGAAGGCTCGATCGGCGGATGGTGGTGGACGTGCGATGGTGGGAATGCGGCTGATACTCTTCTGGACCTGGTGGGGCTTTCCCACATTCTTGGTCGAGTCTTGGGCCTGGGTCCTGGTGTTGGGCCCAATCTGGGCTCTACTGCTTTTATTTTTCAGCTTGTTTGGGTTTTTCTATTTTCAATAAGTCCTGACCACGTTTTGGTTTGGAGATGTGGGCTTTGTCCCGGCCTGTGCACCTTGAGTGccatgtctgctctaggtaggaggcgagttccttgctttgtcaaattgtcgcagcctcctagtggcagaatgaaactaagtgtcaccgGATTATATTTCCGGTGGCAGCATACTAGAAAAGCTGATAGTATTAGTAACTCATGGCTCCGAGTGAGCATTGTCTTTCCAGTTTGTCACCACaattgtaaagcgaatagagtagccTATAGAGCACTCTTAGCTAAAGGGTGCATGTTAGAATGCATATTCTTAGATGAGACGCCTGTTATTATCTCGGGTGGTTCTCTTGaggcttattgtaatttggagTTGAGgcaccccaccccccccccccccccccaatgtattctatggtttcattaatggtTAAAACATGAGGGCAGCTGTACTAGccctttctttcaaaaaaaaaaagttaaatgttttatttttctatcaaAAAGAGATGTCAATCCATTAAAATGTAGTAAGATGTATATTATACACAAAAAGTTAGGCATGTTAAAAAATGAGTTACCACCTAGAGGCCCTAGTAAACTAGAAACCTATGTAAGGATATCTTGAACATCGGTGTTCCTCAAATAACGAAACAACTTGACACTACTAGAGATTAAACCGAACTATATCCAATTCAAAATCCAATCTATTCATAAACTCAAAAGACCTCCCTAAGCAAAGGGGGTTGCTTCCTCCCCTTCAAGAACCGGAGCACGCTTCAATGTATGCTTCTTTCTTGGTTTCTTCAAACCCACCGAGACCGGCTTAACAGCTTCGACCTTGGGTTTGTTCTTGCTACCTACCAGCCCCCCTACTTTGCACTTCTTTGTCGGTGACACCACCAAAGCTCCTTCAAGAGGCAGCTCTAAAATGGGTTCAAAAACCAAATGAATTGGTACAGAAGGAGAACTCCCCAATTGTTTGGAGCACTTGCTGCAAGTGACAAAGGCCAGAGACACCAGCCTTTGTCCCTAAAAATATTAGAGACATCTGGACTAGGTTTAACAACCATTGTCTGAGGGTTTGAGCCACAAGATTTGACCTGAGCTGCAACTGCTTACGCTGACATTCCCATAATGGTGAAGAGAAGGGGCATGGGTGCATAAGTAAATAGATTGGTAGCTCAAACTTGATCTACTAGCTCTCTCAGGCGCttcctttgaagtttgaacctAACAATACCGCCGGTAAATCTAGCATTGCTGAAACATCCGGTGGCTATAGGTTAATACGTGAAGGACTCTCAGTGCTGGTGATGGATTTACTATACATGAGTCCTACAAATCCAGCAAGCTGAAACATCCTTCacaatctcttatccaataattTATTTGCCAGTGGCTACGGCGTTGTAGGACTCACGTATAGGATCTCCACGTAcaggtaggggtcatcatttggcccgtgGGCCTAAAAGCCCATGGGCGCCTGCCCGGCCCAGTGggcaaaagcccggcccggtcTGCAGAAAAGCCCATCTCGGCCCTGCCCATTGGGCACGAGGCAGGGCTAGGGCAgagggttcaaagcccaggCCCGGCCCGCGGCCCGGCCCATTATATGCCCAttaaagcccgcccggcccggccttaTAAGCCCGCCCGAAAgcccattcaatttttgtattaatatatttttatgtagttatattgaactaattattgcattaggccatatatttttttaattttgtattttattttgttcaataattaacatatcatcattttttcataggtttttatatttttttaacaaaataatatgacatataaatttggccctgcccacccaaaaaagcccggccgggcccggccctaaaaagcTCGTAAGGCCCTGGGCCCATGGGCGGCCCTGGgccttgatttttaagagaagcccggccctgcccggcccgaaaaataaaaaaaaatatgttttggcccggcccgagcccattAATTTTGGGCATGGCCGGCCCTGCCCTGCCCATTGACGACCCCTACGTACAGGGTTTGTTCTACCTCAAACTGGCCAGCAATTAGTttgcccaaaaataaaaaactgaccAGCAATTCTTCTAGGCCCTGTTTGGTTGACCGTAATGTTATAGTGGGAAAATGAATTGTACTAATTTTCCTTTGAATGATGGAATGGAATTGATTTAGCATTACCATTTGTGGTGTTTGGAAGGATTCAAGACTTGAGATTAGAAAATGGTTTGAGAGAATTAATTTGTTGATGATTTTCCAATAATGCTCAATCGAATTAAATATGGAAGATTAAAAATGAATGAGTGGAGATAAGAATAATTGACCAGATTTTATGAGGGgctaaacaagtaaattttcaattccattgagTGAAAGAATTGAAATACCACACCCTAGATAGTATTTCTATTCCGTCTCTTTTATGGAATTGAACTCCAATCAActcatttattttactttcctttccagaCTTATGACTTAACACAATTTAATGGAATGAAAAACTATTTCACATTCCAGATTTGTTTTCCTGGCTAACAAACGGggtagagtgtgtttggatgagggaaaaaaattatggaatttaattgaatgaattcctaaaagccaattccctcgtttgacattatcagattgaaaattttaaatttctttgtggaaaaaaaaattaaagaattcattatttaaatttctcacttcaatttccaccaaaatagatatcatttacgaattccttttgcagtattcaatttttatttccaaaataaGGCTTTTTgctattttacttttttatttattttaaactttttaatttattacacatttcaaatcttaagtagatacaaccaaacaatagaaattattatagattgatggaattaaagattccatcatttaatttttctcatccaaacgcacctaGAGAGATTGTGAAGGCTACTAAGTGCTAACTTGGGAATTGGGGAAATGTTTTTGTAGTCTGAAAGAAAGCAGCATGCCTCAATATGAACCTGTTGCCAAACTCTGAACTCAAACATATGCACAAAGAAGAATTTAGTAGCAAAAGATTAGCCATTCGGTACTCCAGCAGATATCTGAATCTACTACACTTGTGAGGGAACAAATATTGTTTTAGACTGAGTTCATGAATCTTATGATTCTTCAGGTCTGGAAACCTTTTCCTGAATAGTAATAAAGAAGCTTCTCTATAGTAAAAGCTTAACATTTGCGACTGCACTTTGGTAATTACTAGTGCAGAAAATGCCTGAAACCATGTCATATATTATAACAAAAGAGGAACTGATACAGGCATAACAAAAAGACAGATGAATCTAAATCCTAATATAAGAAACAATATGCTCGATCGGAATCCTTAGTCGTATAGCAGTTTTGCGGATTGAGTTCTCAAGGTTTTGCTTTCATGCTTCAATACTTTCTCAACAGCCTTCTCTCTTTTCGATATAGCTCTTACTACAGCTTTCTTCTTCCGAGCATTCCCGGTTCTCTTCATTTGTCTCCCCTTTATCTTTCTGTCACAGGAAAGTTTCACAATTAGGCGGAAGACAACATAAAACAGATTGATTCAGAAAAACAACTGTAAACGAAACAAGAAACGCAAGTACGAATGGTTAATCACAATGGCATATAGGTCAACTGAACTGACAACACATAGGTCAAGGACCGAGGTAGAATTTCTTAACCCTAAGAGATAAAAGAAAGTGTTCATATGAAACAGCAATATTCATATGGGAGGGGGGGGGAGAAACTACAAAACAACTGAAATTCTATTAACCATATCGTCATGGAAAAACATTAAATGACATGGCAACACATGCAACCTCATTGAACACCAACACCCCCAACCGACTCAACTTTCATTTCTCTCATGCTTACACCTATTCCTGCACTTTTATCTGATCCTTCAGAGAGCAGTATCACCAAGTTCTCCTAATAACAAACTCAAAGCACACTGAAACGCTCCCTCAGACACATAGGAATGCGTCATAACAGTTCTTCTCACCACAAAGCGTGAAAAAAAATGCTCAAAGCGTAGTAGAGGTACCCGTGTTGCAGAACTTAGGAGTGGAAAACTGTTGGTTTCTAAAGTTTCTCATGCCACTCAGTAATACCccgtttaacaaaaaaaatctctctGTTATAAGTATGTCAATTTATACATCATAAACATCCAGCCCATTAAACGTGGTATCCAGAACACAAGTACAAAAAAGCCACTTTCTATTGCAATTTTTGGAGACTCTTAATACGTATATATTTCGGCAATCCATCAATAAGCAAAAACGACACACTGAACCATCAGCGAGCAAGAGAAATTGTTTCATGTATAAACATACCCATAATGCACAATTTCACCCATATTCATTTTATCATTTTAGCATTCACACCATGGCTTACAAATTTTGCAGTCTTGATTGAATGTTACTGGATCCAACATAACACCAACTACTAAATAGCTGATACTTACAAATTGGAAGCAGCACCACTTGGGTTTTGAGCCCCAGACTCTGAAGTATCCATTTCTGCACATAAAGAACAAGAATTTATACCCAAAATTGGACATTAGGGGATGGAATTTGAAGAATTAAACTAAAAAAGAAGCATAAAAGTCTAGAAGAACAGAAAGATAAATTACCTTGAGGGACATCTGAAACGGGCAATTCTGTGACGTCCATTGAATCcgtgtcctttcttttcttcttgctcCTGTTCTTCGCCATCGGTTTTGAAATTTAGGGATTGAGTTTGAGAATGAATTAGGGTTTAAAGAGAAAGACCCGCTTAAAGGCGGGTATGGGCTGAGCAGCAATAGTTTTTTCAATTGGACCATTAATAGATTTTGGGCCTCTTTGCAATTCTATTTTGGGCCTAACTTGACAGACTTTCTTTATTTTGaccgaaccaaaccaaaccagTCAACAACATTTGATATTTGATCGCAgtatttttaagcaaagagaatcCTAATTAGAAAGGGAATCCTACTCAACAACTGATCTTTTGTCTGttagtcttttcttttttgcaatTTGAGA
It encodes:
- the LOC112167861 gene encoding uncharacterized protein LOC112167861, whose translation is MRFHLILLRKLSESLFPGSLQAPGPRIGEESNTDACNGDTACEAKVGSETPQVDVSTGSHLHPDNLPKMTSAEQLQKVSGNLNSDLIPLFEKSSTVSDTNHSTGFLVIPKKYAEEQPPMDVETNPVPIETNQKTNQEQSLRDFETGPTPVDTSLKTDQEQPPKDMETSPTPVETSQKSDQGQSPKDMETGPTPVETSLKTDQEQYQRDMETGNRSNT
- the LOC112166367 gene encoding uncharacterized protein LOC112166367 translates to MAKNRSKKKRKDTDSMDVTELPVSDVPQEMDTSESGAQNPSGAASNLKIKGRQMKRTGNARKKKAVVRAISKREKAVEKVLKHESKTLRTQSAKLLYD